The Elusimicrobia bacterium HGW-Elusimicrobia-1 genome contains the following window.
ATAGTGATTAGTAAAAGCGTCTGTTCGGTCACAGTTGGACAGCAGAAACGGACTAACCACTATTCACTACCCACTAATCGCTTTCTTTATTTTAAGGATGCCTCCGCTATGAATCATAATCAGTCGTCCCCGCAGGAACAGTCCGTCGAAAATCCGCTTGAAAAATACACAAGAGACCTGACTGACCTTGCGCGCAAGGAAAAACTCGACCCTGTAATAGGCCGCGATTCCGAGATACGGCGCGTGATGCAGGTTCTTTCCCGCCGCACGAAAAATAATCCCGTTCTCATCGGCGAACCCGGAGTCGGTAAAACCGCCATAGCCGAGGGGCTGGCGCGGCGCATCGCTTCGGGCGACATTCCCGAGTCGCTTAAAAATCGTCGCGTGCTGTCTCTGGATATGGGCGCGCTCATAGCCGGCGCCAAATACAGAGGCGAGTTCGAGGAGAGATTGAAAGCGGTTCTCAAAGCCGTGACTTCTTCCAACGGGGAGATAATACTTTTCATCGACGAGATGCACACACTCGTGGGCGCGGGCGCGGCGGAAGGCGCCGTGGACGCGGCAAACATAATGAAGCCGATGCTTGCGCGCGGCGAGCTTAAATGTATAGGCGCGACCACTCTTGACGAATACCGCAAACACATAGAAAAGGACGCGGCTTTGGAGCGCAGGTTTCAGCCCGTCGTAGTCGGGCAGCCCACCGTCGAGGATACAATAGCGATTTTGAGGGGGCTTAAAGAACGCTACGAAATACACCACGGCGTAAAAATAAAGGATTCGGCGCTCGTGGCCGCTTCCGCGCTGTCCAACCGTTACATTTCCGACAGATTCCTGCCCGACAAGGCCATCGACCTGGTGGACGAGGCCGCCTCGCGCCTGAGAATAGAAATTGATTCAATGCCGCTGGAGCTCGACGAACTCGAAAGAAAAATCCGCCAACTGGAAATAGAGCGGCAGGGGCTTATTAAGGAAAAATCCAAAACCGCCGATGTCGACGCCAAAATATCGCTACTGCGCAAGGAGCGCGACCGTCTGTCGGAGCACTGGCGCAAGGAAAAAGAAATAATCACCCGTCTTCGCTCGCTTAAAGAAGAAACCGAGCGGCTCAAAATCGAGGAACATCAAGCGGAACGCGCCGGCGATTTGGGCAAGGTCGCGGAACTGCGCTATGGAAAATCGCGCGACATCGGACAGCGTCTCGCCGAGGAAAACAATAAACTCGCCGCGCTTCAGGAAAAACTTAAGATGCTTAAAGAGGAAGTGGATGAAGAGGATATAGCCGAAGTCGTCGCCAAGTGGACGGGTATTCCGGTATCCAAAATGCTGGAAACCGAATCGCAGAAGCTTTTGCGTATGGAAGAGTTTCTTAAGCGCCGCGTCGTCGGTCAGGACGAAGGCGTTGCCGCCGTTGCGGCGTCGGTGCGCCGCTCGCGTTCCGGGCTTTCCGACCCGAATCGTCCGATAGGGTCGTTTATTTTTCTGGGACCGACGGGTGTGGGTAAGACAGAATTGGCAAAATCGCTGGCGGAATTCCTGTTCAACGACGAGCGAAGCATAGTGCGGCTCGATATGTCGGAGTACATGGAAAAACATTCCGTATCGCGGTTGATGGGCGCTCCCCCGGGCTATGTGGGTTACGAAGAAGGCGGCCAGCTCACGGAGGCGGTTCGCCGTCGGCCGTATTCGGTGGTATTGTTCGATGAGATAGAAAAAGCCCATCCCGATGTTTTCAATTCGCTTTTGCAGATTCTCGACGACGGACGTCTTACCGACGGGCAGGGACGCACCGTGGATTTCAAGAACACCGTCATAATTATGACGTCCAACCTCGGCGCCGAAATTTATCAGAAGACCGAGACGCCTCTTCTGGAAATAATGGAAAAAGGTTTGAAGGACGAGTTAATGACGGCGCTCAGGGCGTTTTTCCGTCCGGAATTTTTGAATAGAATCGACGAGGTCGTGGTTTTCCGCAATCTGGCCAGAGAAAGCATAAAGCAAATTGTGGATATTCAGATAGCGCAGGTCAACGCGCGGCTCTCGGAGAAAAAAATCGTCGTTTCGCTTGACGACAAATCAAAAGAATATCTGGCCGCCGCCGGATTCGATCCGCATTTCGGGGCGCGTCCGCTTAAAAGAGCGATACAGCGGGAGATTGTCGATGTGTTGAGCGGCAAGCTTTTGGCAGGCGGGATAAAAGAAGGCGCGCGAGTATCCGTTACCGCGATTCCGAAAGGCGGCGGACTTAAGTTTAATGTGCCTTGAAACCGTCGGAAGAAGTTGACCCCGCAGGGACAGGATTGAGTGTCCGTCATTGAGCGGGATTTCGCTAAGCTCAACGAGCCCTCCCCTGCGCGAGGATATTGTCTGTCATCAAGCGGAGGGCAAAACCTTTCATACGATAGGTTGCCGACGGAGGGAGTGGTTAGAATTAGGCGCCTTTTAACTCGGAGAAGTCGGCTATCAGGCGATAGTGTTCGACTATGCGGGACAGCAGAGCCAGTCGGTTGCCTCTGAGATTGGCCTCAGGCGCCATTACCATCACTTTATTAAAAAAGTTTTCCAGCGGAACGGCGAGTTTTGTAAGCAGTGTCAAAGCTTCGGGGTAATTTCTGGATTTTCGCAGTATCTCAAAATCGTTTAACAGCGATTCGACCGCGCCGGAAAGTTCTTTCTCCTCATCCTGAGCGAAGAGAGTTTCGTCTACGGCAAGAGTTTTTACGTCGGTTCCGGCCTTTTGCGCCTGTCTTATTATGTTGCCGGCCCGCTTCAGCGATACGGTTATCTGTTCAAAGGCCTTGTCGTTCTTTGCCGCGCCCAGCGCCTCCGCGCGGGCGGCCGCGTCGGGCACGTCGTCGAATCCGGCGGCTAAGGCAGCGCGTATTTCGTCAATCCCCCTCCCGCTTTCCTGAAAAATCGTTTCCAGCCGCAGTCGTATAAAATCCTTTATTTTCGCAAGTGTGCCGTCGATATCGGAGGATATTGTTTTTTTTGTCCGCTCATCGGAGCTGTCCACCAGGCCGCGCAGCGCCTCGGCAAAAATTAAATTAAGCGGCAGAGATATATTTTTTTCAAGAAGAATTTTAAGCAGACCGGCTGCCGCGCGCCGGAGACCGTAGGGATCTTCCGAACCGGTGGGTATTATGCCTATGGCGAAATCGGCGGCGATGGTGTCTGCCCTGTCGGCTATGGCGACAATTGATGCTTCCGCTCCGGAAGGAACCGTTCCGTCGCTGTCGGCGGCGGACGGGCGGTAGTGTTCCCGTATTATTGAAACCACAGTATCGTTTTCGCCGGCGTTTTTGGCGTAAATCGCGCCGGCTATTCCGCAGAGTTCGGGGTATTCAAATATAATTTCGCTCGTCAAATCCGCCTTTGCGAGTTCGGCGCCTCTTGCGGCGTTCTTTTTGGCGTCTTCTTTGAGTCCCGCGGCATCGGCGAATGAAACGGCGAGTTTCCGGACGCGCGCGGTTTTATCGGCCATACTGCCGAGGCGTTCGCGGAATGTGACACCGGAAAGTTTGGCCGCCATTGCGTCAGGGCTTAGTTTTAGATCGTTCTTATAAAAAAAGAGGGCGTCTTCAAGACGCGCGGTAAGCACTTTTTCATAGCCGGCCACTATTCTTTCCACGCCGGACGATATCCCGTTTTTAACCGCGACAAAGTTTTCGCTCAACGCGCCTTCTTTGGTCCTGAGCGCGAAGAATTTTTGCTTTTTCTTCATGCAGGTTATAAGTATTTCTTCCGGCAGGGCAAGATATTTCTTGTCGAATCGTCCCGCGAGCGCCGTGGGATATTCTACAAGCGAATTGACTTCGCTCACCAAATCTTCGTCGAAAAGCACGCGGGCCTTTACCGACATGGCGGCGGCTTCCAGCGCCCGTCTTAGCAGTTTTTCGCGTTCCCTATGGTCGGCCAGCACACAGGTATTTTTGAGCGCCTGTAAATATTTGGCGGTTCCCGAAACCGTTAATTTCTTTCCGAATCCCGGCCCCGGGCCGAATGTTTTGGCGGAAGATTGGACTCCGCCCGCCGAAAATTTTACGATTTTCGAGCCGTACAGCGCGAGTATATTTCGTATGGGTCTGGCAAAACGGAATTTTGTCTCGTTCCATACCATTGATTTCGGGAATTTTATCGTCGAGATGATTCCCTGAAGGCCGTCGGAGAGTATTTTTTCGGTTTTGTCGCCGGGGATTTTTATCTCAGCGGCGAAGTATTCTCCTTTGGCGAGTTTTTTAACGGATAATTTTTCGGGCGGCAGGCCGAGTTTGCGCGCAAATCCGATGGCCGGCGGCTTGAACGAACCGTCTTCCGCGCGTCCCGCGGCGACGGCCGGCCCCGTGTATTCTTCGATTTTATCGTCGGCTTTCGGCGCGACTCCGCAAACCGTTACCGCGAGGCGGCGGGGAGTGTGATAATAGGCAACCTCGCCGTGCGGCACGTTTTTTTCGTCGAGCAGAGCGACGATTTTGGCGGCGAATTCCGCGGCGGCGGGTTCAATGTAGGATGCGGGTAATTCTTCGCAGCCGATTTCGATTATTATGTCGGCGGGTTGCGCCGCGACTTTTTTTACGGGTGCCATAGGTTTTGGATTATAACATTTTTTCGGTTTGTTTTCCATCATAATGTTGTTGACCCAAAATTATTAACTTGAGCCAATTGAAAAACCCCGTTATTTGTCATTCTGAGACCTTCGGCGAGCGTCATTCTGAGTCCTTCGGCGGTTGTCATTCTGAGCGTAGCGAAGAATCTCATAATGCCTCAGGATAAACTCCGCGAAGAATCTCGTCTTCCGACGACCACCCTTCGGGTGGAGGCCATTCACGGATCCTGCCCTGAGCCAAAGCGAGACCCTTCCCCCGCATCAAGCGCGGGGTCAGGGTGACAAAAGTGAAGGGTTCGCTGGCGACATTTTGGACACTTTTTCAATTGACTCAATCTGCAACTTTTTTCTTGGCCGTTAAGTATGCCGGCGTCGAAAAATAAAATCTTTTGGGGAGGCACTTGACAAGTCCAATAAAAAAATATATACTCTACCGAAACGATAGAGATAGTATACAATAGAAATCTACGCCCGATAAACCAAAAAAATATAATTTGCGCGGCGACAATTCGGTATAAAAAAATGAAACTGACATACAAAGGCGATTACGCTTTAAAAATTATTCTTGATCTTGCCCAGCATTACGACAAAGGCCTGTCGCGCGTAAAAGATATTTCAGAAAGGCAGGATATACCCAAAAAATATCTTGAACAAATCATCATCATTCTAAAAGGCGCGGGATACGTCAGAAGCCGCCGCGGCCCCGACGGAGGAATATCTCTGGCGAAGCCGCCGGAAAAAATCATGCTCGGCGAAATCATCCGTTTGACCGACGGCGCTACGTCTCCCATCACCTGTATAAGCAAAACGGAACCGTCGAAATGCAGGGATTTCGGCCGATGCTCGTTCGTGGATATGTGGCGCGACATTCGGGATTACACAAACAGCATAGTAGACAACACAACATTTGCGGATATGGTCGAAAAATCCAAAAAAATATCCGTAAAGCATCCCGATTACAACATCTGATTTTTTAAGAGCATTGTATATAGTTCAGGTAGACAATATAATTATGCCGTAAAAACGGCGATTACAGGAGGCAGCAAAATGTCGAACGAAAAAAAACAATTGAGTCCCGAAACTATACTATTGCACGGAGCGCAAACGCCGGATTCCGCCACCGGAGCCCGCGCGGTGCCTATTTATCAAACCACATCTTATCAGTTCCGCGATTCCGAGCACGCGGCCAATCTGTTCGCGCTTAAAGAGTTCGGCAATATCTATACGCGCATAATGAATCCCACCACCGATGTGTTTGAAAAGCGTATGGCTCTCTTGGACGGCGGCGTCGGCGCGTTGGCGGTTGCGTCGGGGCAGTCGGCCATAACGTTGGCAATTTTGAATCTTGCCCGCGCCGGCGACGAGATAGTGTCCGCCGACAACCTCTACGGCGGAACGTACACTCTTTTTCATTACACGCTGCCGCGTCTGGGCATTACGGTGAAATTCGTGAAGTCGAACGATCTTGCCGCGCTGCGGTCGGCCATAACCCCAAAAACGAAAGCGGTTTACGCCGAGTCGGTAGGAAATCCCAAACTCGACGTCGCCGACCTCGACGGTATTTCGCGCATTGCGCGCGAAGCGCGTCTTCCTTTTATACTGGACAATACCGTATCGCCGTATCTGTTGCGGCCTTTTGACTACGGGGTCGATATCGCGGTTTACTCCGCCACCAAGTTTATAGGCGGCCACGGGACTTCGATAGGCGGAGTTATCGTCGACGCGGGTAAGTTCGACTGGACTATAAAAGAAGACGGGAAATCCAAGTTTCCCACGATAGCCGACCCTGAGCCGAGCTATCACGGCATAAACTTCGTCGAGGCGCTCAAGCCGATGGGCAACATCGCTTACATTATCAAGGCGCGCGTGACTTTGCTGCGCGACCTCGGGCCTGCGCTCTCTCCGTTCAATTCATTTTTATTTTTGCAGGGACTTGAAACGCTTCATTTAAGAATGGTTCGCCATTCCGAGAATGCCGTCAAGGTTGCGGAGTATCTGCAAAAACATCCCAAGGTTGTCTGGGTAAATTACCCCGGCCTTAAAACAAGCCCGGAATACGAGCGCGTCAAAAAATATCTTCCGCGCGGAGCCGGCTCGATAGTGGGTTTCGGCATAAAGGGAGGGCTTGCCGCCGGACGCAGGTTCATTGATTCGCTGCAACTTGTATCACATTTGGCTAATATCGGCGACGCCAAAACGCTTGCCATTCACCCGGCGACTACGACACATCAGCAGTTGTCGGAAGATGAGCAGCGCGCTACCGGAGTAACGCCCGACTTTGTGCGGCTTTCCGTGGGACTGGAAAATACCGACGACATAATAGCCGATATAGAGCAGGCGCTGGGACAATAGGTGGTAGTAGGGGCGAAAGATTTTTCGCCCCTGCCGGTGAAAAATGTTCTGTTTGTAGGGGCGAAAGATTTTTCGCCCCTACAGGTAATTTTTATCATCCTCAACCCTGTCGTTAAATGGAGCTAATTATGTTAAGAATATATGATGATATAACGAAAACCGTAGGCAACACACCATTGGTAAGAATCAATCGCATCGCATCGGGCGCCGCAGCGACGGTTCTTGCCAAACTCGAATCTTTCAATCCGTTGTCGAGCGTAAAAGACCGCATCGGAGTTTCGATGATAGACGACGCCGAACAAAGAGGAATTCTCAAAGAGGGCGCGGTCATAGTCGAGCCGACGAGCGGCAATACGGGCATAGCCCTGGCCTTCGTTGCGGCGGCAAGAGGGTATCGCCTGATACTTACCATGCCGGACACAATGAGCGTCGAACGTCGGCAGCTTCTTAAAATATTCGGCGCGGAACTTGTCCTGACCGAAGGTACCAAGGGTATGCGCGGAGCGGTTGAAAAAGCCGAGGAAATAGCGCGTTCGATTCCCGGGAGTTTTTTGCCGCAGCAGTTTAATAACAAGTCCAATCCCGCGATACACCGCGCGACGACGGCGGAAGAAATTTGGCGCGATACCGGCGGAGCCGTTGACATTTTTGTTGCCGGCGTGGGCACGGGTGGAACGATAACGGGCGTGGGCGAGGGATTAAAAAAAAGAAAGCCCGGCGTGCGTATAGTGGCCGTGGAACCAAGCGATTCCGCCGTGCTTTCCGGCGAAAAGCCATGCCCGCATAAAATTCAGGGAATAGGAGCGGGCTTCGTTCCCGCAGCGCTTGATCTCTGCGTAGTGGACGAGATATTCAAGGTAACCAACGAGGAATCGGGATCCTTCGCGCGTCGTTTGGCGCGCGAGGAAGGGATACTGGCCGGAATATCGTCGGGCGCGGCGCTTTATGCCGCGGTGGAAGTAGCGCGTCGTCCCGAGAACGCCGGCAAAACAGTGGTGGTGTTGCTGCCGGATACCGGCGAAAGATATTTGTCGACGTGGCTGTTCGAGAAATAAAAAAAGATTTATTTTATATCCGGCTGCTTGCCTCTCCATTAAAGGGAGAATCCGATGAAAGACGAAAGAAAAACGTCGTCCGGCGAAGGCCTCGGCATAGTCGAGACAAAATACTTTGCCTTTAACGGACTTGAACTGGAATTCGGCCAAAAACTCTCCGAAGTAACCATCGCTTACGAGACCTACGGGCGGCTTAACGAAAATAAATCCAACGCCGTGCTCATAGCGCACGCTTTGACCGGCGACGCGCACGCGGCCGGCTGTCACGAGGGCGACGAAAGGCCCGGATGGTGGGACGAAATGATAGGTCCCGGCAAGGCGTTCGACACGGACAAATACTTCGTAATCTGCTCGAATGTTCTGGGCGGATGCAGGGGAACCACCGGTCCGTCGTCGATAAATTCCGAAACCGGCAAACCTTACGGCGCTTCGTTCCCGACGATAACCATTAAGGACATGGTATCCGCGCAGCTTCGGCTGACGGAACATCTGGGGATAGCCAAACTTCTGTCCGTCGCCGGCGGCTCGATGGGCGGAATGCAGACGCTCGAATGGCTCTCGTCTCATCCGGACAGGGTGCGTTCGGCCATTCCCATAGCCACTACGGCGAAGCATTCTCCTCAGCAGATAGCGTTTTCCGAAGTCGGCCGGCAGGCCGTAACGGCGGATCCCGACTGGCGGGGCGGGGACTACTACGGCGTGTCTTTTCCGTCGAGAGGGCTTGCGGTGGCCCGCATGGTCGGACATATAACTTATATGTCCGACGCGTCCATGGCCGAAAAATTCGGCCGGCGCGTGAAGACATCGCGTCCGGGATTTAAATTCGAGCCGGATTTCGAGGTCGAGGGCTATCTTAAATATCGCGGAGAGAGTTTTGTAAAACGTTTCGACGCCAACTCTTACCTCTATATAACCAAGGCGCTCGACTATTTTGATCCTGCCGGCGACCGGCCGCTCCACGAGGTCTTCAGCGGTCTTGCGGCCAAAGTTCTGGCCATATCGTTTAAGTCCGACTGGCTGTATCCGTCTTATCAGACGCAGGCGATAGTGCGGGCTCTTAAAATCGCCGGCGCCGACGTTACTTACTGCGAAATAGAATCCACGTACGGGCACGACGCGTTTCTTCTTGAGTTCAAGGAGGAAACCCGTCTTATAAAACATTTTCTGGAGCGCGTCCGGTCCGTGGGCGAACTGACAAAGGAATAAATATGACGAATACAAAAATAAATCCCGTTTACGACGCGGCTGTTTCGTGGGTGACCGAAAATTCGTCGGTGCTGGATTTGGGTTGCGGCGGCGGGGAATTATTGGAGCGCCTGTCGCGCGAAAAGCGCGCCAGGGTGACCGGAATCGAGATAGACGAGCAGGCGATATACAGTTGTGTGGCCAGAGGCCTGAGTGTTTTGCACGAGGATCTGGAGGCGGGTCTTAAGGACTTCGCGGATAAATCTTTCGATTACGTGATATTGCTCGACACATTCCAGCAGGTGCGTCGTCCCGCGGTGATTCTTGACGAAGCGCTGCGTGTCGGTAAAAAAGTCGTCGCCGGATTTCCGAATTTCGCAAATCTTAAATCGAGGATGCAGATATTTCTGGGAGGACGGGCGCCGGTCACGCCCGCTCTGCCGTACAAATGGCACGACACGCCGAACCTGCATTTTTTAAGCGCGCTCGATTTTGAGGACTATATCAAGGAAAAGAATATTACCGTCGAGAAAAGAGAATTTTTCACGGGCATACGCCGCGTGAGATACCTGCCTAATCTTTTCGGAGAGGAAGCCGTATATCTTTTGTCGGCAGGCAAACCCGAAAGAAACAAATAAAGCGCCCGTCATCTTCCGGTTAATTTGTCGGAGCGCTTTCTATCCGGATATTATTCTTTCCTGCCGGAGAGTTTCTTGAAACCATCGAGCACCGCGGCGGTAGCGTCGGCGGAAAACGAGACGCCTTTGCCGGGTTTATATTCGCCGTTTTCAAGATAAAAGTTCCGTATGTGAACGTACTTGCGGCCTTTGAAATCGGCCGAATAAACTTTGAGCTTGCCCTTATCCGTCTCTTCGAGAACTTCTTCGGCGTCGCCCTTACCTTCCGCTATTTTGCTCAGCGTTTCAATGATAACCGGCACGTGTTTGAACGAAATCCACGAACCTTTTTTAGTCGGGCTCGGTTCGGCGCCGTCGGCGAAGCTGGCGTAAAGCCGCACGTCTATTTTGTTGTTTTTCAGCACGGATATTCTTATTTCCTCCGTGTCATTTTTGCGGATTGTCGATACAAGCTCCGAGTTCATGAATATTCCGTTCTTATCGAAAGGCGCTGCCATTTTTAATCTCCGTGATTTCGGTCTCCGTCGAAAAAAGTATGTCGCGGGCCGCTTATTTTGTTGTTTTGATTATTGACGCAGTAATGCTTCCACCAGAGCTCTTGCGAAGTCCGGCGCGGCTTCGGGGCCGGCGGCGGTTATTACAGAGCCGTCTATCTCGACACGGTTACCCGTGTAAGTTCCGCGTTTGATCTCCTTTTTTACCGACGGAAACGCAGTCACTTTTTTGCCGTCGACCGCGCCGGATTTGTCGAGCGTGACGGTGGCAATGCAGATGGCGCCCAATATTTTGGCGCTTGACGCGAAGTGGCGCGCCAGAGCGTGCGCCGCCGGATTTTCCCAGAAAACCTCCGCGCCGGAACCGCCCACAAAAACGGCTCCCGCGTATTCCGACGGATTAATGTCCTGTATGAGGGCATCGGACTCCGTTCTCCCGCCGAGCATACCGGACAGCGTGCCCGTTTTCAGAGAAACCGTCACGACTTCCATCCCCGCCGCCTCGATTGCTTTCTTCGGCTCGAAATATTCCTCGTCGCGGAAGTTTATCGGAGCCGTAATCATAAGGACTTTTTTGGACATCCCCGCCGCCTTGGCCGCCGGCGTCGAAGGCGCTCCCGCTTTTGAACGGACTATTTTAACCGACTTCAGTATAATGTCGGTGGCGGGCGCGTCTCTTGGTCCCCGCGGCGCGCGGGCAATTTTATTTACAATGTCCTGCCCCTCCGCGACCTGTCCGAAAATCGTATGTTTTCCGTCGAGCCACGGAGTCGGCGTCTCCGTTATGAAGAATTGCGAGCCGTTGGTGGCCGGTCCGGAATTCGCCATAGCCAGCCGTCCCGGCCGGTCGAATTTAAGATCGGATATTTCGTCCTTGAAGCGGTAGCCCGGCCCGCCCGTTCCGGTGCCCAGGGGGCATCCGCCCTGAATCATAAACTCCGGAATAACTCTGTGAAATTTAAGGCCGTCATAGAAACGCCTTTTCGCCGACTGCCCCGTTTTTTGGTCGATGAATTCTTTCGTTCCCTCGGCAAGACCCGTGAAATTCTCGACCGTCAGGGGGGCTTTGTCCTCAAATAACTCCACGGTTATCTTTCCCATGGATGTCTCGAATATCGCTTTCATTTTTACGCCCTCTTTTGCGCCGGCTCCGGCGGTAAGCGCGAAAAATACCGCGGCCGCCGCCGCGCAGTTAATAAGTTTTTTCATGGCAACCTCCCGTATCGTTAACTCGAAACGATTATATCAAAGTCCTTCCGGCTTTTCAAATTATCCGATTGACTTATACGGCGATATAATGTAAAATTCCGTCTCACCATGGGCAAAATGTACGTAAGCTACAATATGCTATCCATATACGGGGACTGCCCCCGGAAATACAAGTTCCAGTATGTGGATGGTCTCGCCAAGCTTTATCGTCAGGAAAAACCTTATTTGTCGTTCGGAGAATCCCTTCACAAGGCATTGGAAGAGTTCTTCAAAAATCCGAATGCGGAGTCCAGAACCAAGGAAAATCTGCTCGGCATTCTGAGTCGGGTGTGGATAAAAAAAGGATTTTCCAGCGAGGACGAAGAAAAACAGTATCTTCGCGACGCCGAGCGGTATCTGGGCATATTCTTCGACACTCAGGACGTAAAAATAACGCCGTTTCGCGTCGAAGAATTCTTTCGCGTTCCTATGGAAGGTTTTTTTCTTACCGGAAGAATGGACCGCATAGACATTCTGCCGGGCACAAAAAACAAGCTTGAGATAATAGATTACAAAACCGGCAAGTATATGCCGACGCAGGAGACCTTTGATAAGGACCTCCAGATGTCGCTGTACGCGCTTGGGGCATTAAAGAAATATCCGGAGTACTCGCCGGAGAAAATTTCCGTTTATTATTTTCAGCACGGACAGAAACTCACCACGACTCGCACTCCCGAACAGCTTGCCGAAGTCGAGAGCGATCTTGAGGAGCGCGTCGCGGCTATCGCTTCGGATACTGATTATGAACCCAGAGAAACTCCGTTTTGCAGGAGCTGCGATTATCTTCTCATCTGTCCGTTGATGGGCGTATGTGCCACGGAAACCGCGGGAAAAACGCGTCTCGACGAACAGGCCGGGCAGCAGGCGCTTCTGGAAGAAGAACTTAAAAAAACCAAAGAACACTACGTTTCCATAACTCAGGACCTCTACGCGCTTCATAACTACTCGCTGGACATATCTTCCACGCTCGATTCTAAAATTTTGGCGCAGAAGATTTCCGCCGCGTTCAGGGGCATTGCGGCGGCGGCGCGCTCGGCGCTTTTTTTCTGGGACGTGGGCGAGGGAAAATTCATCCTGACCGATTCGCATAATCTGGATTTTTCAGAGGACTTCGCCGTAGAAGAAAATAAAATATTTTCATTTTCGGGCGGCTGCGATTTCGGTCTGAGCGCGTCCGACACTTTCTCGCGGGATAATCCGTTTTGCTCATTGTTCGGATCCACACACGGACTCAAAAACTACGTAGTCACTCCGCTTGTGACAAAAGACAAAGTTTTCGGGTTGATGGCGCTGGCCGATCTGGCCGGCTCGCGGCGACCGACCAATAAACATCTTCAGACGGTACTGACGTCCCTGGCCGACCAGGCGGCCGTAGCCATATACAATTCGTCGCTTTACAGATACGCCATTTACGACGGGCTGACCAAACTATTTCGCGGCAGTCATTTTCAGGAGCGGCTCAAAATAGAAATGGCCCGCGCCCGCCGCACCGGCGAAAAACTTACTCTGGTGATGTGTGACCTCGATAATTTCAAAAAAATAAACGACACCTACGGACACATCGAAGGCGACAGAATACTCAGGGAATTCGGCAGGACGGTCAGAGTCAAGACCCGCGCCACGGACATTTGCGGCCGATACGGCGGCGAAGAATTCGCCGTGCTGCTGCCGTCCACGGACGTGTCGGGCGCGGTCAATGTAGCCGAAAATATCAGGGCGCACGCGGAATCTTCCATAAAAACGTCCGACGGTAAACCGGTGACGGCGAGTTTCGGCGTAGCCGCCTGGGACGTTTCAATGAACAATCCGTCCGACTTTGTGCATAAGTCAGACGAAGCGCTTTACAAGGCCAAACAGAGCGGCAAAAACCGGGTGGTGTTCGTCTGATGAAATTTATAAAGACGCTCGCGGCCCTGGCCCTTGCGCCCGTCGTCGCCGCTGCCGTTTACACTTATGCGCGTTTTCTGTATAACTTTGCCTCGGAGTCGATACTGGTTTACCGGAGTTTCTGGGCGGCTCTTGCGTTGTATCCGGTTTTTCAGAAATTTGTCGCGCGGCCGGCAAAAGTTTACATATTCGAACACGAGATGACTCACGCGCTTTTTGCCGTCCTTACGGGCAG
Protein-coding sequences here:
- a CDS encoding Rrf2 family transcriptional regulator, with the protein product MKLTYKGDYALKIILDLAQHYDKGLSRVKDISERQDIPKKYLEQIIIILKGAGYVRSRRGPDGGISLAKPPEKIMLGEIIRLTDGATSPITCISKTEPSKCRDFGRCSFVDMWRDIRDYTNSIVDNTTFADMVEKSKKISVKHPDYNI
- a CDS encoding type VI secretion system ATPase TssH; protein product: IVISKSVCSVTVGQQKRTNHYSLPTNRFLYFKDASAMNHNQSSPQEQSVENPLEKYTRDLTDLARKEKLDPVIGRDSEIRRVMQVLSRRTKNNPVLIGEPGVGKTAIAEGLARRIASGDIPESLKNRRVLSLDMGALIAGAKYRGEFEERLKAVLKAVTSSNGEIILFIDEMHTLVGAGAAEGAVDAANIMKPMLARGELKCIGATTLDEYRKHIEKDAALERRFQPVVVGQPTVEDTIAILRGLKERYEIHHGVKIKDSALVAASALSNRYISDRFLPDKAIDLVDEAASRLRIEIDSMPLELDELERKIRQLEIERQGLIKEKSKTADVDAKISLLRKERDRLSEHWRKEKEIITRLRSLKEETERLKIEEHQAERAGDLGKVAELRYGKSRDIGQRLAEENNKLAALQEKLKMLKEEVDEEDIAEVVAKWTGIPVSKMLETESQKLLRMEEFLKRRVVGQDEGVAAVAASVRRSRSGLSDPNRPIGSFIFLGPTGVGKTELAKSLAEFLFNDERSIVRLDMSEYMEKHSVSRLMGAPPGYVGYEEGGQLTEAVRRRPYSVVLFDEIEKAHPDVFNSLLQILDDGRLTDGQGRTVDFKNTVIIMTSNLGAEIYQKTETPLLEIMEKGLKDELMTALRAFFRPEFLNRIDEVVVFRNLARESIKQIVDIQIAQVNARLSEKKIVVSLDDKSKEYLAAAGFDPHFGARPLKRAIQREIVDVLSGKLLAGGIKEGARVSVTAIPKGGGLKFNVP
- a CDS encoding O-acetylhomoserine aminocarboxypropyltransferase (catalyzes the formation of L-methionine and acetate from O-acetyl-L-homoserine and methanethiol), translated to MSNEKKQLSPETILLHGAQTPDSATGARAVPIYQTTSYQFRDSEHAANLFALKEFGNIYTRIMNPTTDVFEKRMALLDGGVGALAVASGQSAITLAILNLARAGDEIVSADNLYGGTYTLFHYTLPRLGITVKFVKSNDLAALRSAITPKTKAVYAESVGNPKLDVADLDGISRIAREARLPFILDNTVSPYLLRPFDYGVDIAVYSATKFIGGHGTSIGGVIVDAGKFDWTIKEDGKSKFPTIADPEPSYHGINFVEALKPMGNIAYIIKARVTLLRDLGPALSPFNSFLFLQGLETLHLRMVRHSENAVKVAEYLQKHPKVVWVNYPGLKTSPEYERVKKYLPRGAGSIVGFGIKGGLAAGRRFIDSLQLVSHLANIGDAKTLAIHPATTTHQQLSEDEQRATGVTPDFVRLSVGLENTDDIIADIEQALGQ
- a CDS encoding glycine--tRNA ligase subunit beta → MMENKPKKCYNPKPMAPVKKVAAQPADIIIEIGCEELPASYIEPAAAEFAAKIVALLDEKNVPHGEVAYYHTPRRLAVTVCGVAPKADDKIEEYTGPAVAAGRAEDGSFKPPAIGFARKLGLPPEKLSVKKLAKGEYFAAEIKIPGDKTEKILSDGLQGIISTIKFPKSMVWNETKFRFARPIRNILALYGSKIVKFSAGGVQSSAKTFGPGPGFGKKLTVSGTAKYLQALKNTCVLADHREREKLLRRALEAAAMSVKARVLFDEDLVSEVNSLVEYPTALAGRFDKKYLALPEEILITCMKKKQKFFALRTKEGALSENFVAVKNGISSGVERIVAGYEKVLTARLEDALFFYKNDLKLSPDAMAAKLSGVTFRERLGSMADKTARVRKLAVSFADAAGLKEDAKKNAARGAELAKADLTSEIIFEYPELCGIAGAIYAKNAGENDTVVSIIREHYRPSAADSDGTVPSGAEASIVAIADRADTIAADFAIGIIPTGSEDPYGLRRAAAGLLKILLEKNISLPLNLIFAEALRGLVDSSDERTKKTISSDIDGTLAKIKDFIRLRLETIFQESGRGIDEIRAALAAGFDDVPDAAARAEALGAAKNDKAFEQITVSLKRAGNIIRQAQKAGTDVKTLAVDETLFAQDEEKELSGAVESLLNDFEILRKSRNYPEALTLLTKLAVPLENFFNKVMVMAPEANLRGNRLALLSRIVEHYRLIADFSELKGA